The Bifidobacterium bifidum ATCC 29521 = JCM 1255 = DSM 20456 region AGCCGCCGGCGAAGAGCAGATGGACACCGGCGAACGGCAGCTCAAGGACGCGCAAGACCAGCTTGACGCCAAGCGCAAGGATGCCGACAGTCAGTTCGCCAAGCAGCAGCAACGCGTCGACGACATCGCCGCAGCCCGCTGGTACGTGCAGACGCGCTCGTCAATCGGCGGCTTCAGCTCGCTCAAATCCGACATCAGCTCAATCGAATCAATCGGCTACGCCTTCCCGGTCGTATTCCTGATTGTTGCGGTGCTGATGAGCCTGACCGCGATGACCCGCATGGTCGAGGAGGAACGCGGTCTGATTGGCACCTACACCGGGCTCGGTTACGGGAACGCGGCCATCGCGATGCGGTACGTGCTGTTCGCCGCGCTCGCCTGCCTAATCGGCGGCGGACTGGGACTGATGGTCGGCTTCCTCGGCATTCCGTCGTTCCTGCTGCTGGTGATCGAGGGACTGTACACGGTGCCCGGCATACAGCTCGAATACGATTGGCTGTACGGGTCGGCAGGCATCGCGCTGTTCGTCGTCGGCGTGGTCGTCGCAACGGTCGTCGCCTGCGCCGGGGCTCTGCGGCAAAGCCCGGCTCAACTCATGCAGCCGAAAGCGCCGAAGGCTGGCGCGCGCATCTTGCTCGAACGCATCCGCCCGCTGTGGCGGCGGCTCAGCTTCCTCAACAAGGTCACCGCGCGCAACATATTCCGCTTCAAAAGCCGCCTGTTGATGACCGTCGGCGGGGTGGCGGGCTGCACGGCGCTGATTGTGTGCGGCTTCGCCATCAACGACACCGTCGCCACGCTCGGACCCAAGCAATACGAGGACATCTACCATTACGACCTGCTCGTCGTCAGCGGCGACGACAGTGTCGATGCGATGCGCGCTCGGCTCGACAAGGACGGGCGCGTGGAACGTTCGCTTGATCTGCGGCTCGACAGCGGCGAGATGGACGCGGGCGGCGCAGGCGAGACGATTCAGCTCATGATCGTGCCGGATGATTCAGTAGGAGCGCTCGGAGACATGATTACGCTGCGGTCCGCGAGCGGCGGGCACGGCAAGCTGCAGCTTGGGGGCGATGGCATAATCGTCGCGCAATCCGCGGCGAACTCGCTCGGCGTCAAGGCCGGCGACACCGTCACGCTACGTGACGGCAGTATGCGTCATGGCGAAGTGAAGGTCTCCGTGGTGACGCGAAACCTCATCGGCTCGAACGTGTATGTCACCGAAAGTCTGTACAAGAAGACATTCGGCGTGTCGACGGCGGTGACGCGCAACGCCGTGATCGCCACACTGGACGGAACCGCCGACCAGAACATCGCGTACGCGGATCGGCTCGCACGCGATCCGTCGGTCGTGAGCGCCACCAGCACCGACGATCTCGAGCGCAGCTTCTCGTTCGACCTGATGAGCGCCGTCGTGGCGCTCATCATCGCGCTCGCGGGCGGGCTGGCGCTCGTCGTGCTGTTCACGCTGGCGAACACGAACGTGTCTGAGCGCGTGCGGGAAATGGCCACGCTGAAGGTACTGGGCTTCTACGACCGCGAGGTGCACCGGTATGTCAACAAGGAGATGCTGATACTGGCCGGCATGGGCATCGTCGTCGGTCTGCCGCTCGGGCGCGCGGTCGGCGGGCTGCTTACGGCGGCGCTCAACATGCCCGCGTTGTATTTCGAGGTGAGCGTGCACTGGTATAGCTATGTGATCGCCGCCGCGGCGACGATGGCGTTCGCGCTGCTCGTGCAGCTGCTCACCAATCCGGTGCTCGACCGCATCGATCCGGTCAGCTCGCTCAAGTCCGTGGAGTGAGCCGCCCGCCACCGCCCTACTTGTGGTATGGCTCGCCGGCGTTGATTTTGTAGGCGCGGTACAGCTGCTCCAGTAGGATCACGCGCATCAGCTGATGCGGGAACGTCATCTTCGAGAAGCTGAGCCTGTAGTCGGCGCGGCGCAGGATCGCGTCGTCCAGGCCGATTGAGCCGCCGATGATGAGCTGTATGTGGCTTTCGCCGTGCAATCCGAGCTGGTTGATGTGCGCGGCGAGCCCTTCGGAGGAGAGCATCGTGCCGTCGATCGCCAGCGCGATCACATAGGCGTCGGGGCGGATGTGCTTGGCGATGCGCCCGCCTTCCTTGGCACGAATCTGCCGTTCCACGCCTTCGCTGGCATGTTCGGGGGTCTTCTCGTCGGCGACCTCGATGATGTCGAGCTTGCAGTAGCGGCCGAGCCGTTTGCTGTATTCGGCGATGGCGTCGCGCAGATACTGCTCTTTGACCCTGCCGACGCAAATGACGCTAATACGCATTATCCTGCTTTCTATCTGCCCGGAGGATTACGGAAGATACGCCGTCGTACTACTCCGAGAGTCACGGCACGACGATACCGCGACTCTCAGAGTCCCTCGGTGGGGGATTGGCTGACGCTCCGCCAGTCAATCCCCCACCGTCGGCATTGGTTGATGTGTGCGGATACGGCCGTTCAAAGCCGAAGGCGTATTTCGTACGTCGAGCGCTGAGGAAAGGCCGTATACGCTCCATCAATCAATGACGCCGTAGAGGCGGTCGCCGGTGTCGCCAAGCCCCGGCACAATGTACGCCTTTTCGTTGAGTTTTTCATCGACGGCGCAGACGACGACCTTGAAGGCGATGGAGGGGTCGATGTGGTCTTGGACGTATTGGATGCCTTCGGGGGCGGCGATGATGTTGATGGCGGTGACGTCTTTGGCACCGCGCTCGGCGAGGTAGTGGGTGGCGGTGACGAGGGTGCCGCCGGTGGCGAGCATGGGGTCGATGAGGAAGCACTGACGGCCGGTGAGGTCTTCGGGGAGACGGTTGGCGTAAGTGATCTGCTGGGTGGGGTGCTCTTCGTCGCGCTTCATGCCGAGGAAGCCGACTTCGGCGGTGGGGATCATTTTGGTCATGCCGTCGAGCATGCCGAGTCCGGCGCGAAGGACGGGAACGATGATGGGGGCGGGGCTGGCGATGTGCTTGCCGACCATGGGGGCGACGGGGGTTTCGATGGGCTTGTCGACGATGTCGAGGTTGCGGGTCGCCTCGTAGGCTTCGAGCATGACGAGTTCGGTGACGAGCTCGCGGAAAGTGGCGGATGAGGTGTTTTTGTCGCGCAGGACGGTGAGCTTGTGTTCCACCAGCGGGTGGTCGAGTACGTGAAGTTCCATGAGTACCAGCGTACCCGGTTATCTCACATTCTGGATGGACGTAGCGTGTTGCTTATGTGACGTAATGGTCAAGATGTGCAGTGAGGTCGGACTGCAGGAGCCGAAGGCGGTTTCGACGGCGACGATATCACCAAGGCCGCGCCGAACCAGCGCATCCGCAAAGGCATGGCGTTCGTGCCGCAGGGGCAGCAGTCGTTCGGCACGATGACCGTCGACGAGAACCTGCATGTGGTCGCCGACCGGTACGGGTCCGAGGCGAAAGCGCGGTACGACGAGGCCGTGACGATGTTCCCGGTGCTCAAGGAATTCGCCGTCGAACGGGCGGATCGCTACTATGTGCTGGCCTCCGGGCGCTTCATCGCCACCGGCGAAGGCGGTCCTGCACAGGTTGAGGCCGCCAAAGAGGCCATGCGCGTATAATCGCGCTCTCAAAACTTGCAGATACAAGGCTTTTTTCGAGCGTCAATCGTTATACCTGCGAGTTTTGAGAGCGCCTATTGCAGAGCCTTCATCAAAGAAGCCACATGACCCTTCGCCCGGACGTTGTAACGGGCGATTTCTATCGTGCCGGCTGCGCCTGTAACAGACACGCTGATGACGAATGTCGAGCGGATCACGCCTATGTGCGTGCGCCCATAGAGCTTCTTTTCGCCGTACGCGCCGTAAAGCCGATGCACGGTCAGGTCCGCGTCCGACAGCAGCGGGAACGACAGGTGGTCGCGCTCGCGGAAACGCTGCAGCTTGTCGATTGGGTCCTTGGAGACGCCCAGCACAGTGAAACCGAGTGCGGTGAGCCGGGCAATGTTGTCGCGGAAGTCGCATGCCTCGGTGGTGCAGCCCGGCGTCATCGCGGCCGGATAGAAGTACAGCACCACGCGCTTGCCCTGCGCCAGCAGCCGCGACAGCGTGACGGAGGTCTCACCGCCGTCCGGGTTGACCGCAGGCAGGGTGAAATCAGGAGCGGGCTGGCCGGGGGTGAGTCGCGTGGGAAGAGCGGGCTGGCTGGATTGTCCGGGCTGCGGTGATTGGTCGCTTGCGTGATTTTCTGTCATGATGCGTGCTCCTTTACCTCGATGCC contains the following coding sequences:
- a CDS encoding FtsX family ABC transporter permease translates to MGRHAHRNKGRKADGDSAGWSPASDVPTEVIPGIYDLAADTDTGGRPSRGRSLSGAFVKDTMRSWLHGWKRFLSIAVISLLGVAVMTGIYAGCRDTFRAANRFYDAQRLHDIQVLSTYGLTDDDVAALKQVRGVDVVQPERSQSVEADVKGTDKTVTINEIGVNGLDQPYLQDGRIPSKAGEVAVTKKFLADSGMAVGDSLTVTPVDTGTATSTVSDTDSADSGANGTEPTDEQADASQSAPSFPTELAITGTVIDPKDLSNPDGYSGAKAFRNSLASDYTFFAPSDGVTGDIYTAISLTVSGSTDEDAFGDDYDTLVRDVADRIEATVQTKQQNERRQTLVDAAQKKLDQAKTDAYRQLDDAQMQITEQTEGLKTQREQAKTTKQSLEDQLTQLEDQSEQLQDGKDQVNVGLLQARQGQSQLQQGIATAQTMNDLAAQGARAAEQAADAADQAVAGAQGLPETVLEPLRKAAKTARDLATQARSKADESAAQLTQLQSQLSQVNATIAQLEAQSATLQRQTEQLRGGRQQIRDGLKQIAAGEEQMDTGERQLKDAQDQLDAKRKDADSQFAKQQQRVDDIAAARWYVQTRSSIGGFSSLKSDISSIESIGYAFPVVFLIVAVLMSLTAMTRMVEEERGLIGTYTGLGYGNAAIAMRYVLFAALACLIGGGLGLMVGFLGIPSFLLLVIEGLYTVPGIQLEYDWLYGSAGIALFVVGVVVATVVACAGALRQSPAQLMQPKAPKAGARILLERIRPLWRRLSFLNKVTARNIFRFKSRLLMTVGGVAGCTALIVCGFAINDTVATLGPKQYEDIYHYDLLVVSGDDSVDAMRARLDKDGRVERSLDLRLDSGEMDAGGAGETIQLMIVPDDSVGALGDMITLRSASGGHGKLQLGGDGIIVAQSAANSLGVKAGDTVTLRDGSMRHGEVKVSVVTRNLIGSNVYVTESLYKKTFGVSTAVTRNAVIATLDGTADQNIAYADRLARDPSVVSATSTDDLERSFSFDLMSAVVALIIALAGGLALVVLFTLANTNVSERVREMATLKVLGFYDREVHRYVNKEMLILAGMGIVVGLPLGRAVGGLLTAALNMPALYFEVSVHWYSYVIAAAATMAFALLVQLLTNPVLDRIDPVSSLKSVE
- the upp gene encoding uracil phosphoribosyltransferase, coding for MELHVLDHPLVEHKLTVLRDKNTSSATFRELVTELVMLEAYEATRNLDIVDKPIETPVAPMVGKHIASPAPIIVPVLRAGLGMLDGMTKMIPTAEVGFLGMKRDEEHPTQQITYANRLPEDLTGRQCFLIDPMLATGGTLVTATHYLAERGAKDVTAINIIAAPEGIQYVQDHIDPSIAFKVVVCAVDEKLNEKAYIVPGLGDTGDRLYGVID
- a CDS encoding ABC transporter, producing the protein MAFVPQGQQSFGTMTVDENLHVVADRYGSEAKARYDEAVTMFPVLKEFAVERADRYYVLASGRFIATGEGGPAQVEAAKEAMRV
- a CDS encoding peroxiredoxin; its protein translation is MTENHASDQSPQPGQSSQPALPTRLTPGQPAPDFTLPAVNPDGGETSVTLSRLLAQGKRVVLYFYPAAMTPGCTTEACDFRDNIARLTALGFTVLGVSKDPIDKLQRFRERDHLSFPLLSDADLTVHRLYGAYGEKKLYGRTHIGVIRSTFVISVSVTGAAGTIEIARYNVRAKGHVASLMKALQ
- the rlmH gene encoding 23S rRNA (pseudouridine(1915)-N(3))-methyltransferase RlmH, encoding MRISVICVGRVKEQYLRDAIAEYSKRLGRYCKLDIIEVADEKTPEHASEGVERQIRAKEGGRIAKHIRPDAYVIALAIDGTMLSSEGLAAHINQLGLHGESHIQLIIGGSIGLDDAILRRADYRLSFSKMTFPHQLMRVILLEQLYRAYKINAGEPYHK